TAAAAACGTTATACAGTAAACTTGCTAATGTTTGATGGGGCAggggataaaaaaataaattctgaaaTGCAACTCTTCATACATTCAACAACTGAATAGGTGATTTCTATGAGATGGAGAAGCTAGGTGAAACAAATATGAGTCAAACATAATTTACGGACTACAGTTGGGTGAGCATGGGTGGAAATGTGTTCTTTTTCCTGTACAAtgtctatatttaaaaacaatcaaattgtAGTATTTGTCAAAtgaatgtgttgtttaaatatgttcttttttatttactatatatTCCGTGTTTAAGCTGAAAAATGTTTGACACCTAGCATTCAGTCTTAGTAATTATGTAATTGcacttagaaataaaaaatatatacacaccaAAATTCCATTTATAAATGAGCCTTAAAGTGCTCAGTTCAATTGTTTGAAATCAGATTAGCAAACTTTTGTGTTTCTGAGATATATGATATCCCAAAAATGGCAAATGAGGATTTGTTTATCCCTCAATACAAACACTtaggtttttaaaattctattaaTCAAACAGCTGAAATCTGGCATCCAGCAGGTAATCATGTTGATGCTTAAATTCCAGAGAGAAGTGTCAAAGGTTCTTGGTTGGCTTCTGTGAATTGGTGTTAAGCACTGTCTGTCACGGGCTGTAGAAAAGACAGTGAAGAACAATTATAGGAATTATTACAATTAATCTTTTAACTTCCTATAACTGACATGTGTCCTGCCTTGCACCGTTCAAAAATATCTACTTGTTTAACATCACTGTTGgttgttttcaaattgtttcTGTCTATAATGGGTGCCTTTTGCCCAAACagctgccttttgtttttttaaatacaagagAGTTtcaaaatccaatttttttttaattatgtgggTTTTTTCGATATTTTTGATAATGAATCAAAGAACTGTGATGGCTTGAACATAAAACtatattgttttctatttgaAATAAAGCATAAGGactatacaccgatcaggcataacattatgaccacagTGCAATTTCATGGAATataatacagtggctctgccatgaattctactttttacAAGGTaataatttctcagtgtttaggttgaaactgtcagaaagatgataattctactatgtgtttattattgaggtcaaagtgggtagtgaaGTCATATAAGAAGATGTGGTGTTAACATTTTGGCCccgtttaaaatgaatgaggtggccaaaacattagacccaaaaagtagttttaatgttgtaaaagtagaaatgcaGAATCATATTGAATTGCATCAAATTGCACAGCTGGTcctaatgttatggctgattcATTGTAAATGGTCCCAATCCCAGAATGTGTTCCAGGATAGGTTGGAAGTTGATGGGCTTCAATTTTATTAGTGTGGTTATAGTGTCACAATAACATCTGTTATAGAATCTGTAAAAAAGCCCTTTAATGTTATGTCCACTCAAGCAAATAATCGGacaaaaaatgcagaaataccATTGGTCTTTTTATGCTGCAGTGAGTTCATAATTACATGCTTTTCAGTTAAAGACCACTAATGAGCAGAGTGTCTCACCTTATCTGCTGTTAGCTGGCCTCCTGCTGGAGCATTTTCCTGGGCCTCTGGTTTTGACTCGCTCTGTGAGGATGGAGCACTTGGCTTGGGGCCAGCCACATCGTTGGCCTTGGCCTCTGTGTTAGACTTGTAGCCGTCTCCTTTAGAGTCATCTTCTGCTCCTGTATCCTTCGGCCGCTTGGGAGACTCCTACCAAACATTTGATGTGTCAGTAAAATTGCTTTACTATGGCGCTGAATGTCATGACAATCTCAAAGCTCACCTCTGTCGATTCTTCTGCTTTTCGTTTAGTTCCACCCTTCTCATTCTTCTCATCAATGACCAGGGCCCCCTCATCCTCATCACTGCTTCCTTCAGCATCTGCTTTCTCTGAACTACCTGTATCCCCTGCTCCTTCCGATGCATTTTCCTTCTTCGAGGACTACAAGCAAAGTTTGAAATATTagtgaagaaaataataaaactagtCACTTACAAAGAGCATACACCAATGTCTAccttagatgttttttttttaacttggcaAAACTGCAATTCTTTCTACCatggaaaaaaaaggacatcCGTGAACACCCCCCTTTAATTTCATAAAGATGGTTGGTGGTTGGTGTGAccatgttttttccattttaataaaGACTCTTTTTTGTCAACCTACTTCAGTTAGGGCACCTGTATTGGTGTTTTCTTGTAAGCAAAAGTTATTAAATAGTACAATAATTAGTCAAGAGCATCTCCATCTTCACCGTAAGGTCACCATTTTCCAAAAAAGGTAAGATGATAAATATAGTCTACCAAGTTTCATTGTCTTGGTATTGGCTTGCTTCCCCTTTAATAATCTttaaaatttaagaaaaagaagaggctGAAGTGAGTGGTACTCacagtacaataaataaaaaaacaaaacaaaaaaaataaataaaaaaaacttccatcATAGCTTACACCTGGGCTCTATCCTAAAACTCAACCAACCTCGTAGCCTTCGTGTGTGACAGTGGGGTTGTTCTCGATCTCCCAGAGCCCTTCAGCAAAACCTTTCCTCTTGTTTGCTTTTCCAAACTTCTCCTTGCATTCTTCGTAAGGGAACAAATCCTTGGCCCCCAAAAATGCTCTGTAGGGgtcaaacatttctaaaatattcaaaatttgTACACCAATTCAATCATGCATACAATTTGTGTCTGTTCTAATATCTgcataaatgacaaaacattgtagacttttatttgtaaagatttCAGGGATTAAAACTGATTATTCATTATCTAAATAAATTAACAGTTAGTGACAATTCTGGACAGTATTTAGGAAAGTTTACCAAATTGATGGTAGCATCACATGGAACACAATTGACTTCATCAAATAATACTCACGTCTCATGTGTTCCAAAAAAGAACACTTGGTACTTGTTTGAAGGGGACTTCACTGCTCCTTCAGGTAACTCATCAATCTGTAAATTAATATGCAGGCTCTTAAAAAGGGTTGCTTACAACACCAAGTAATATTTGTAAATTACATAGTATAAATTACATAGTAAAACTGCAAGCTAAAATGTTATGCTTTCCTGAAAATTTCACttatatttgaaattattttacaaattaataaaCCTTCAAAACCAGAGTCTGAGCTGGAATGTATACTCATAGCTGTAAAGGTTTAAGTGAATTCCACATGCCATTTGTGGGAAGTCAGGATTAATTTCATTGTCAACTGAATAATCCAATACAATGTTGACTACAGGTTTTTTTATACCACCATTAagtataaaatacaattaattataTAGTCTCTAATTAATGGTTAAAGGAATAAAATGCTTTTCACAACCTCTGAGTAGGTCACCATAAAATTACCAAACAGCTTCTTTCGTTAGATCAATAAGCCAACCTACTCCccaaatattcatttatttggatgaaaAGTGCAGAAAACTCTAGTGTTTGAGTGGGGTGGACCAGAAAATACTATGTTCTTGACAAATTACTTAAAACAATCAATTGATTATCAAAATTATTCCCCCATTATCTGGTAAATGAACAAACAACTTAATACTGCAGTGTTAAAGCCAAGTTATTCTTATATAACAGGACTGTTATGCAACACAGTGTAGTACTCCTCATTGCTGCTTGATGGTTTTTCAGATTTATTGCACAGCTTTATGAGGACTTACAGTGCTATAAAATGCTCCTAATTTATTTGAACAGTGACAGCCGACATGTTTCTGCTTCCTTTCCCTTGTCTGACATGGTTGTAGTTCATTGTCTGGCTCCATCACTCTaccaatatttatttattttagaagaaGTGCAGCAAGACATAGAGAAACAGGAAAGCACTATTATTATGACCAGGCATGTTGTCCATTGGCCTCTGCCAGATCTCCTGCCACAGTGGCCTTTTGGCATGCTCAGATAGGGCCAGTATGTCAGGATAGGTGGGGCAGGGCCTGTGCCCTGGTGGCATGAGCCTTGGCTGATAAGAAAAAGATCAATACACACAGCTACCTCACTATTTTGGGTGATTCATGCAAATTTATCAGTTTTGTATGTAGATGTAGTCATAACTGtccaaaatgttgttt
The nucleotide sequence above comes from Channa argus isolate prfri chromosome 1, Channa argus male v1.0, whole genome shotgun sequence. Encoded proteins:
- the LOC137124226 gene encoding hepatoma-derived growth factor-like; its protein translation is MPRSNRQKEYKPGDLVFAKMKGYPHWPARIDELPEGAVKSPSNKYQVFFFGTHETAFLGAKDLFPYEECKEKFGKANKRKGFAEGLWEIENNPTVTHEGYESSKKENASEGAGDTGSSEKADAEGSSDEDEGALVIDEKNEKGGTKRKAEESTEESPKRPKDTGAEDDSKGDGYKSNTEAKANDVAGPKPSAPSSQSESKPEAQENAPAGGQLTADKPVTDSA